In Monodelphis domestica isolate mMonDom1 chromosome 1, mMonDom1.pri, whole genome shotgun sequence, the sequence CTAgatagtatagtggataaagctctggatttgaagtcaggaaaacctgaattcaaatccagaaccaagcttgtcagctacaggagtgggaagggaagaggagagggaaagaaatatttttccatggttatatgattcatattctttccttccccttctccttccctctcccatagccaatgagcagttccactgggttttacatgtgtcattgatcaaaacctatttccgtgttgctgatgtttgcactagagtgatcatttaggttctacatctccaatcatatccccttcaaaccatgtgataaagcagttgtttttcttctgtgtttctactcccacaattctttctctagatgtggatagtgttctttctcataagtccctcagaattgtcctgggtcattgcattactgctagtagagaagtccattacattcaattgtaccacagtgtatccatctctgtgtacaatgttctcctggctctgcttatttcactctgtatcaattcctggaggttattccagttcacatggaattcctttcagtacaatagtattccatcaccaactattcagccattccccaattgaagggcatcccctcattttccaattttttgccaccacaaagagcaaaactataaatatttttgtacaaccttttttccttattttctctttggagtacaaacccagcagtgctatgactggatcaaagggcagatagtctcttattgccctttgggcatagttctaaattgcatccagaatggttagatcaattcacaactctaccagcaatgttttagtgtcccaactttgccacctctcctccaacatttattactttcctttgctgtcatattagccaacctgctaggtatgagatgataccttagagttgttttgatttgtatttctttaattataagagatttagaacattttcccatgtgtttattgatagttttgatttctttatttgaaaattgcctattcatgtcctttgcccatttatcaattggggataaaataaataaaattaaaaaaaatcaaatccagaACCAGACTccctagtgaccctgggcaagccattcaaCTCCAGTTggctagcttttactgctcttctgaagCCTTGGGATGTGTACTTAGATGtcaaagtcagaaggtaaggggtttttttaagtGCTATGTAATTGCTAGTTTGGTCACAGCTGATTGAGGGCTGGAATTgcaatctggaagacctgagtgaAAATCTTGCTTTAGACAACTTACTGTATGACTCTGGTTTAGTCACTTTACTcctctcaggctcagtttctgGTTTGTAAAATAGGGGCAATAAAAGCAAAGGAATGTTGTGAGAGCCAAATGGGATAGGTAAAGCAGTTCTCAAACACTTAAAGTACTAtgtatggggcagctgggtggctcagtggattgaaagtcaggcctagagacaggaggtcctgggttcaaatgtgacctcagacacttccaagctgtgcgactctgggcaagtcacttaacccccattgcctagcccttaccactcttctgccttggagccaatacacagtattgactccaagacagaaggtaagggcttaaaaaaaaaaaagcactatgtaaatgctattgtTGTATCACTAATGTATTGGTATCActaaccattattattattctaataacTCCTCCAATCCTGAAAAtaactttcattttttgaaatttaagGATTTCCTGATCTAGAAATAGTCATTAGCCCAGATCCTTTATGCCTTGGAAGAGATAAAAAGCTGATTTTTATAGATTCCTACAGTGAGTGTATAGGCTGGTCTTTGAAGACTGTACCAAGTACAAAAGTAAGGAAGTTCTCTATTGATCCTGGAACACTGTGACTTCAGACCCATCAGAAGGCTGTAGTGGCTGGGCGTTAGGGGTGTTTGGGAACTTGTGATTCTGTGGACCTTGAACCAACAATCACAAGGCTATGAATGCAGGTTTCTCATTAAAAGGTATATTCAGCCAAGTATCTTCAGGCCCCTATTGCTGTTTATATTTACTGTTTCAGACGCTTGAACCAGTCTCCATTTTTTGTCCTCTGATATTTGAGAGAACAAACTGGTcttgccttcctttcctctttgggtTAGGAGCCCCAGATGAATCTTATGGCTAATCCATCTTATGGTTTATCACTCTCCACTCCTCCGCTCACAAATCTTGTGGCGATTCTTCTATAAGGGAGTTGCCTACTTCGATGCTATTTGTATTTATCTTTCATTTCTCACTGGATCACCATCTTGCATCCTCCTCTCTTGATCTCATTATGTTCTCTCTCAACTTTAATCCGTTTTAGCTCTCTTGTTTcatattccttccatttcttaatAATCTTGTAAGCCACCCTCCACCCCTCAATACACTGCATCCCTGGTTACTTTCTCTGGCACTGAGTGTACCTTCCCTTATGTCCTTTTGACACTGGCCAAGGAGGAAGAGTAGACATATTCACTACTTCTTACTAGTCAGCCTCTTCTTTGAGGTTCAATTCAGCCAGCCTTATCAACCCATCAATATCCTTGTTTTAGCCACCCACTAGCCCTCAGgtcattttccttcctctctagTTCAGTACCTGACACACACAGATTTGCTTTCAacctcaatcctcatccttcagTATGGAGTCCTTAGTATCTCTCTATATATTGATATCCCTTCAAATACTTTGACCTCCAAGTTCATCAACTTCCTTAATTCCAATGAAATAGATGGTCTGCTTATTTAGATTTACAGATGACATATAGCTGAGAGAAATAACTAGCATATTGGCAGGCTGAGTCAGACTTCAAAACATTTTTATCATGGCTAGAAAATTGACCTATATCTTAATAAGAAAATTTagtaaaaacaaaagtaaaattttatgcttgggttcaaaaaatcagaaTCACAAGTATGAAATGGCATGGCAAAATAGCAGTTAATATGAATAAGATACTAGGATTTTAGCAAATATAGGGTGATATGGCAGCCAGAAAAGATAATACAAAGTTAAACTGCATTGAGAGTCAAGTAGAGAGTTGACActgctaggtagcatagtggatagagtgcctgtggagtagaaggacctgggttcaaatctagtcttaaatACTTAACCATATTACACTTAACTCTGCCTAGCTTTTGCCTATCTtctttttagaattgattctgcTTTCTCAGTCCATCATTCTTGCTTTGGTTTCACTCTCCTCTTTGTGATCTTGACTCTATTGTTAACcagtttaattttatatttgaatctttTTGCCCCTCGTGTTGTTTCTGTTCATACTTTGACAGACTCTGACTCTGGGTCACCCTCTCTATCCAATTTCTTTACCCTTACTCCCTTGCTGTAGTGTGAAGTCACATCAGGTCCATTAAAAGCTAAATTCTCTCTTAAACCTAGGACTCACCACTGCATTGTTTCTCTCACTCCCAGACTTGGCTGCTCcaaatcattttttctctctttgagcaTTAGATACCACCCATGCTTCCCTTGTCCTATTAGCAGAGGTCCTTGCTTCTTGCTTTACTGTAAGGCCATTCTTTGTGAGCtgccctttccttttcattctataTCTCATTCATCCCCACCTGCCCCATTTCCCTTCTCAGCACCAGGTTTTGGGAGAAATGACTGTTCACTTTGCCAAGGTAAACTGCTCTACCTGTGCCCTTGGTTGAACCTATCCCTTTTTGTTTGCTTCAGGACCTTGCCAATTGGACcagattctctttcttctcttattctcatgttcaatctctccttttctgttgGCTCTTTCCATACCACATGGGCTTAGATCATGCCCAGgtgattctcatttttaaaaaggtcaCCTTCCCATCCCCTCAAGCTAATATCTaatatctctttttccttttataaacaCACCCTTCTTTACCTCTCCTCGTATTTTGATACATCTTCCTCTTGGATACTGTTTACTTCTTGACTTCTATGACATTCATTCTTCTTTGCTTGATCATTCTTTCTCAGTCTATTTTATTGCATGTATGGAATCTATGTCTTAACTCCTAACTATGGATATAACCTAATACCCTATGctggtttctcttctctctttctgcttattttctttttctctttctctttattcccGTTTCTCTGTCTGTGATCTCTTTAGATTCCATGTGTTTGATGATCATGTTTATGTACTCGACTCCAAAATCCTGACTCTCATCTCTTTCCTCACCTCCAGTCCTACACCACAAACTGGCTGTTGGATAGCTTTACTTGGAtgttccattttaaaattaacatgtccagtacagaatttttattttctcttattaagCCCATCCTTTTGCTGGTGCAGTACCCCCATGTTTCTATTTCCAGTCATTCGGGTTTACAAACTCAAGAATAATCTTTGCTTCTTCTTTATCCCTTTCCCTGATTTCACCAGTTGCCTTTTTCaattctatcttaaaaaaaaaaaaccccaaaacaaaaaaactcttaccttccatcttagaatcaatactatgtattggttccgaggtagaagagtgataaaggctaggcaataaggattaagtgatttattgcCCTAGGGTCTCACAGTTAAGAATTGTCTGActtcctatctttaggcctggctctcaattcactgaaccacctagctgccccctcacttcTGTCTTCATTacatctctgtctctcattctcttccctcTACTCAAACTACTTCCCAGTTTAGGCAATAGGcaggcaacaaacatttaagtagtGTATGTTAGGAATTTTGTTAAGTgttagaaatataaatacaagaaaaaaaaaagataatcattgTCCTGAAGgctcttatattctaatgggggagaaaacatgaaagAGAGCAGAAAAACTGGAAGGTAGGAGATGAAAATATTGAGAGTGGGAGAAGGGTATTAAAATTTAGAAAGTCAAAAGCACATTCTGGTAGGGAATGAAGCTTGGTTAACTTGGGCCTCTCCCCAAAATGAAGACTTGGGAGAACCTCACCAATGGATGAATGGGGCTAGTGATTCATCATTTATGACCTCTGTCTTAGACTATTTTGATAATCTCCTGGCTGGTTTCAGCTGTGATCTCTCTTTTCTCCAATCCTTTTTCTACATAAGTGCTAATATAATCTTCCTCCAGCACAGTCTTGGTTGACTCTATTGGttctaggacaaaatataaaaCCTTTGATCTGGTGCTTAGAACTCTTCATAATCTAATACTAAGTCTCTCATTCCAGATATATCTTGTAATTCATCTTTTTGTGTGTTCTATATTTCAGCTATTTGCTAAATTCAGTATTCCTTCATTTATCTTTGGGACTTTCCACAAGTGCCCCCttgtctggaatgttctctcttctcatctgtggttttagaatccttagcttcttcttttttttaaacccttaccttttgccttagaatcaatactaagcatcaatttcaaggcacaagagtggtaagggctaggcaattggggttaagtgatttgctatgggtcacacagccaggaaatgtctgaggtcaaatttgaaccgtctctttccagacctggtgctctatacaCTGCTACACACCTCACTGCCCcacttaacttcttttaaaaCTACTGATGCTACCTCCTatgggaagcctttcccagtaaaCTCAGTTATTAACACTCTCTTCTTATTCCAATTATCAtatgtttgtttgctatttaCAAATTGGATTCCTCATTAGAACATAAACTTGAGGTGtgtgaggatttttttctttaaagcatttcctctttgtatccatAGTGTTATgcacataggaagcacttaatagATAATTGTTGTATTGAATAAGATAGAAAACTGATTTTATTGATCTCAGAAATGAATGCATGAACTCATTTGAAGTACAAAAGCAAGGAAATGTGCTGTAGTGAATAGGAGGTCAGCCTCAGAAAGAccgagttcaagtcttgcctctgtcacacactggctgtgtgatcctggacaaatgaCTCAATCTGTCAGAGCTCTAGACAACTAGACTACTTTCCCCCAAGGCAGAGCAGGCACCCAAATGCCAATAACACTGGTTTCCAGAAATACTGACCTGACCAAGGTCCTGACTGAAGTGACTCACAGAGTCTCCCGGATGGCTCAGGTTCTGGGGGCTTTAACACTGCttggggtaggggggaggaaaaggagaggtgAGAGTGTCTGTGCCAGCGTCTGAGGGAAACTCGAGATGAGGTCATGGTTGTGTCGCCACGGCTTTAGCTCTGGCCAAGTAAAATTCAGTCTAGAAAAGTTGTCCTGGGCATGCTCAGCTGGGACACAGCTGGCTGTTTCCATCAGCAGACTTAAAAAGGTGAATCACGTTGACTAGAGGAAACATGAGTAGCGCCCCAAACGCTGAGCCCAACTGTTCCGCTGCACCGCACCACACGAGGGCGCTGTGGCTCAGGTTGCGCAGGTGCACCCCAGTCATCACCTTCACGTAGCTCAGGGTCCCCGTGAAAAGCACCCAAGAGATGACCTGAAGGCACAAAGGGAGACAGAAGCCCGTCGAGCTGATCTGCCAGTGTCGCCAGAGCCCCAGTAATACGCTATTTTCCCTTCAGCACCAATAGAGGCCACCCAAGATGCCAACCCCAAAACCAAACAGATGGTCTGAACCTTACTCCAGTCCAGAAGGAACAGAggcagagaaggggagaagagggaaggatggaaggagagaggggcagAAGTACTCACGATGATGGCTTCTCCCCAGCGGGAGCCCTTCAGCAGAGGGCAGGGACTCAGGACAGCCATAGCCATGTTGTAGGCTGCAAAACCGGTGCCCACCACTGTGATGACCCCCAGCCACGGGAGAGACctggggagggaagcagaagATTCTGATGGGAAGAAGTGACCCTGACTCAGAATTTTCACTATCTGGAGTGTACATTTCACTTCCCTCCCATGTCCACACCTCTAAAGtacacttaaaaaacaaaaaaaacaaaaacccatatcttccaccttagaatcaatagtgtgtattggttccaaggcagtaagggctaggcaatgggggttaagtgacatgcccagggtcacacagctgggaagtatctggggtcaggtttgaacctagaatctgactctctatctactgagccacccagctgcccctagtaaACTTCTAAGACGAAGAATTTATGTGACTCAAATATGATCATCTGCCAGCAGCCATGGAAGAATGTGATGAGCCTGGAGACTGAGAGAAGCTATTATTGTCTGGCCTATTTAGTCTATGTCCCCTTGGGGAAGTCCCTTCTCctttttgagcttcagtttccttatctataacatGGAAGTTTTTGACTAGGGTTACCTTCCAACACTGACGTAGTTGACAGAAGAGCTACCTTTGAACCCAGAGAGACTCTGAGAGACTCTgttcaagccctgcctctgaCATACTGACTATGGGGCCTTTGGCAAGTTCATTAACCTCCCAGGGCACTAGGCAGTTACCTCAGACTCTTGACAGAAGATGCCAAACTGCATTCCTAAAGGGAACCTCCTCCTCAGAAGTTCCCTACACAAATCAAATTACAGGTCCAGCCCCTATtcatgtcttccttccttctttctttctttctttctttctttctttctttctttctttctttctttctttctttctttctttctttctttctttctttctttctttctttctttctttctttctttctttctttctttctttctttctttctttctttctttctttctttctttctttctttctttctttctttctttctttctttctttctttctttctttctttctttctttcttcttctctctctctctctctctctctctctctctctctctctctttctttctttctttctttctttctttctttctttctttctttctttcttttcttttttctttctttctttcttccttccttccttcctgtctttcttcctgtctttctttctttcttcctgtcttccttccttccttccttcctaccttccttccttccttccttccttccttccttccttccttccttccttccttcctttcttccttccttccttccttccttccttccttccttccttccttccttccttccttccttccttccttccttccttccttccttccttccttccttccttccttccttcccttactttccatcttggaatcaatactgtgtattggctccaaggcagaagagtggtaagagctaggcaatgggggttaagtgacttgtccagagtcacacagctgggaagtgtctaaggccagacttgaatctaggacctcccgtctctaggcctggctctcaatccactgagctaccccagctgccccctactttctttctttttttgaactctcaccttccattttagaatcaacattttgtattggttccaaagcagaagagcagtaggagcTAGACAATGGGAATCTCAcaagatcccacagctaggaattgtctgagatcaaatttgaattcaggacctccttgaattctaagcctggctcccaatccactgaaccacctggatACCTCCTCCTTATCTACTTTCTAAGACCCTTCTAAGCTTTGATTTTCTGTGATACTCATTTGGATTTGTTTATGTTAACATTGTAAATATTCTTAAGCTTTTTCCTACTTACGAATACTGTCTCCATCAAGAACTTGTAATGTCTTGGAGGGAAGGGACAGTGCCTTCCATGTTTTGTCTCTCCCAGGCTCATAACCTCCTAATTTAGGGTTCTACACTTAAGGGAAATTCAGCTTATGTGATAAACACAGACTGGTGAGTTCAGAAAGATCCTTTGGCATTCTACTTTTCAGGGCATTCTATTCTCTTCTGCCCTTCCTGGACACAAGGTGGGAGGTGACACTCATTTGGGACCTAGCATACAAACAAGCCCGGTAGTGAAACTCATCAGGACCTCTCTCTCTACTTTTAGCTATCAATCTAGCTCCCACCCAAAGGTGGGCAAATCAAAACAGGATAACAGtaaaagtgttttaaaagaaTCAAGACTTATGTGGTTGGGAGGAACTAGTGTAAGGTGACTTAAATGGTAACTTGCATTACAAACTAAGGCATATAGGCCTAGTCCTGCTCCAAGAACCTTTGTCCTGGAATGGACCACCTTAGAACATTGAATATTTGAGATGGACCAGCCTTAAAAATCAGTGGGAAACTGCATTCACTGATTTCAGAGTCCAatgactcagttcaaatcctatttcttgaccttttgttcttcttcaTCTAAGAATATCAGCTTCCTTCTAAGCTCAATTCTGGCTTTATCTACTCAAGAAAACTTTCCCTTCAGGTCCTTTTAATTGTCCTATAatcctttaattcttttcttcctcttcagttTATCTTATTTCTATTTGTCTATTTATATGTTATAAACCTAGTTTATAACTTATAAAAAGATTAACAGTCAATATTTAAACTAGGTAATttatttaacttccctgggcctcagcttccttatctgtaaaatgagaggttggactagatcaatggtttttaatgttttttgtaTCATAgacttcttaaattctttctcagaataatgttttaaatacatacacttaaaaaacaaaacaaaacaagttcaTAGCTCCAGGTCATTGAACCCTGGACTAGACAgattctgagatcctttccaggtGTGGATCTATTCTTTAATTTTGTTCAggttagagagagaggaaattgaggctaagaggggatatgatttgcccaggttaaTGACAGAGCTAGGATTAGACCAGAGGCCTTTATTTCCTGTCTCAGTCAAGCATTCTGTGCCCTCCACCTCTCAGTGGGGCTGCTTCTTGGttgctctctccttcccttccccctaacTCTTGCTTATCCACATTGCTCACCCCTTCAATGGAGAGATCATTCAGGGGTCAGTCACCCACCTATTGGACAGGCACATTGCCAGGATGCCAGCTAAGGGGTTGGCCATAGCACTAAGAGCTGCAGACAGGTGGTAGGCCATGGAACCATAGGACATGCAGGAGTAAGTCTGAACAGAAGGGAGGATTCCATTGGTGAGGGCATTCACAAAGACCACCAGTGTATAGATGAAGGCTAATTGGGCCTGTGGCCAAACAGGGGTCTTCTTCTCCTCAGGCAGGGCCACTGATGTGCAGCTGTCTCTGTTGCTGCTGCCAGTTGAGGTTTCTTGGAGCTGGAAGGATCTGAGAGTCACCTGGCTGACCAGGAGGTCCTCAGTAGAGAGCTCCCACTGCTTAGGGAGTCGAGTCAGGCCAAAGAAGGCAGCCAGGCAGCTGGCCATCATGATTGACAGCAGAATAAAGAACACAAAAGGGGAGAAGTTGGCTGGCAGGTAACAGGACTCTGGCTGAGGGTTCAGAGTAATGTTCTGTGCCCGAAGGAAGAAGGATGCTTTAGTGATGTTCGGCAGCTCGTTGGTTATAGAGTCATTGGTGATCTGAGCACAGGTGTTAAGCCCTGAGCCTTGAGCCAGAGCCACCAGAGCAGGGAGGAGACCACTCAGCCCTTCCCCAACAAAGAAGGTAGTGAGGTACTGGGTTGGCAGGCGGGCCATAAAGGGCAGGAAAGTGACAGAGGAGGTACAGTCCACCAGGGCCAGGAAGAAGGTGAGGACCAGGAAGGCTGTGCTGTGGGGAACCCCTGCCACCACTGAAGTCTTCTCccacaggaaagagaagaggaggcagGCTGTTGTGCCCAGGACCAACACAGCAAAGATGACCGGGACCTCAGGGATGCAGCCAGGCCGGAATCGGTGGAACAGGGTGATGCAGAGTGGCCCCACATTGGCTAGCTGGATGATGATTGTGAGGTAGGAGGGTAGGTACCAACCCTCAGGTAATTGTGATACAAGCAGAGGCAACTCTACCCATAGTCCATTAATGGCCACCCAGGAGCCAGAGCCAAAGATGCAGACCAGTAGGTGGGTGAGCAGAGACATGGAGTTTCTTTCCCTGGGCTTCCAGAATTGTCTAGGGAGTCACCTATTGAAGAGAAGAGGAAGttgttaaattttataaatttatccaCAGAGCTTTTTGTCCCTTATGCCCACACTGTTGCATCTAATCTCAAGGGGGAATATTATGTCATTGCCAtaaattctccctctcctttctctcccttcctctgtttCCCCACAAGGCTTAGCAAGAGCATAAGAAAAGGCGTAAACAGCATAGAATCATATGTATCAGAGCTGAGAGGAGCAAATGATCAcaaaattttagagctgaaagttgGACCTGTTTTAttcagaaagaaactgaggcttatgggAAGAGGCTGGAGATGGGCCAGGAGATAGATATGACCAGGAAGCCTAATAATGGATTACAAAAATGAGCTCTAGCCTTGAGGGGCTGTGGGGAGTGGGAGGAGTGTGGGCaagtagaaataagaaagaatatgTTGAGATGGGAAGCAGGAGGAGGGCAGCTTCAAAATTGACAAATATGGGGATGAAGCAACCATTTGGGTATATGTGAGTGAAGAAGTATtgtggaaggggagagaggaacgTGGCCTTTTGGCTTGAAGTAGAGGTTTTGTTTGGGAATTGGTCAAATATCCAAGGagaacccaaagagataataatataaaatgaatgaaggagACAGAATGAGAAAGAGCCAGAAGGCCTAAATGAGAGTTAGACATAGAGAAAGAGAACGAGAATGAGTGATTAGTAGAGAGACTGCAgaagaaacagacagaaaagaaatagaacaagaaaattaaagagaaagggtgagagagacagaagggaaagtcAGAGTggaagaaagaagcaaaaaggAAGTAGCCAGAGAATAACTaaggaagagagataaagagaagggagtgaagggagccagcaaaaaggaaagagaaccaaGAGTTGGGTGGTGGATTTGGGGTCGAAATGGAGAGGATCTGTGACTAGTTAGTGGAACTAGCAATTCATTAATCTGTGTCTTTTCCCCCACCTCTAGGCAGAagctcctcttcccttcccactggTCCCTCCCTACCACAACCCACCCTCTCCACAAGCCCCATCCATGGCCCTTGGCCTCCTTCCTGAACCAGCCAGAACTGTGAGAGGAGGGACTAGCCTTGGAGAGGACATAAGCTGCTATATCTGCAACAAATAATACTTTTCTAAGCACTTGTCCAATTCTTGTTTGGGTCTCACAGCCAGGAAGGGGGCAAGGCAAGAAATAAactaattttatgtttttattcagGACTTATGTCTTGGGGTGGGAACTCCCTCCACTACAGTAGATAAGCAACTCATCAGTAACTTACCATCTTAGAAAGACTTTCCTGGTGAGTTGAGAAGTTAAGTGGCATTCTTGTGGTCACACAATATTTGTGATCACAGGCTTGCCCCCGACCCATTATGGTAtgtcatatctttaaaaaaatttttttttaatttaaaaatatttttccatgtttccaggattcattttctttccctccctcctcccaaagctaacaagcaattccactgggttgaacaaatgttatcacttgtgGTATGCCATATCTTATACCCCAATTTCATAGAGAAGGAAGCAGAAACAAGGAGGAAGGTCCTCTGCATCGTGGCTGGGCTGACCTTGTTTGACAGAGGTGGAGCTGATGGGCATGTGTTTGACTGTAGTGAATCAGAATTACCAGTTGGGACTttcataataaataaaagaatgtcaGGACATCGAGGTAGTGTGATAAGTGCATAAAGTGCTAGGCCTGGGtgtgggaagtcttgggttcaaatctggactcagacacttactagctgtgtgaccctgggcaagtcacttaactccatttgcttagcccttacctttctgtcttaagagttgttaccaggacagaaagtaaggatttaaaggaaaaaaaagtataccctagcatttagcacagtgcctggcacatagtagctgcttaataaatgtttattggattgaattggGAGTTGTGAGAACCTTGGTTTTTAATCATTCAGCTTCTTTCCCCACAGCAGTTTACCTTGACCCTGCTGAGAC encodes:
- the SLC52A3 gene encoding solute carrier family 52, riboflavin transporter, member 3, with amino-acid sequence MSLLTHLLVCIFGSGSWVAINGLWVELPLLVSQLPEGWYLPSYLTIIIQLANVGPLCITLFHRFRPGCIPEVPVIFAVLVLGTTACLLFSFLWEKTSVVAGVPHSTAFLVLTFFLALVDCTSSVTFLPFMARLPTQYLTTFFVGEGLSGLLPALVALAQGSGLNTCAQITNDSITNELPNITKASFFLRAQNITLNPQPESCYLPANFSPFVFFILLSIMMASCLAAFFGLTRLPKQWELSTEDLLVSQVTLRSFQLQETSTGSSNRDSCTSVALPEEKKTPVWPQAQLAFIYTLVVFVNALTNGILPSVQTYSCMSYGSMAYHLSAALSAMANPLAGILAMCLSNRSLPWLGVITVVGTGFAAYNMAMAVLSPCPLLKGSRWGEAIIVISWVLFTGTLSYVKVMTGVHLRNLSHSALVWCGAAEQLGSAFGALLMFPLVNVIHLFKSADGNSQLCPS